GAGGAGAGCGTCTTTTTGGGTTACACAGCGGGTTAAATTTAGGGAAAAATGTGTGTCCGAAATTGATATTAAAATTTTAAAAATATTTCTGTATGTGTATAAATTTAAAAATGTGTCTATCGCAGCGCGTGAGTTAGAACTGAGTCAGCCGGCCGTGAGTAATTTACTCAATAAACTGCGTAAATATTATGATGATCCGTTATTTATTCGTGTCGATAATGAAATGCGTCCAACGGAATTGGCGATTCAACTGTTACCCATGGTGTCGAATTTAATCAATAATTTTCATGAAATTTGTCAGCACCGAGAGCATTTTAATCATTTTGAGTCGCAAAAAATTTACAATATCGCCATGACAGATGTAGCACATCTAGTGTTGTTGCCACAAATTTCTAATTATTTAAAAGACCATGCACCTCAAATGCAATTGAATGTGCATTCCATCAAACCGCAAAGTCTAGATTTATTGAAGGATGGCACGCTTGATTTGATTGTGGGCTATTATGAACAATTGGATGATTATTTCTATCAGCAAAAACTGTTTGAGCAACATTTTGTGGTGATTGCATCGAAAGATCATCCACGGCTGAATCCTGAGTTAATTCAGCAACAAAAAATCAGTTTAGAACAGTATTTGGCTGAAAAGCATATTGAAGTTGAAGTCGGAGCAGGGCATTTTTCTTTTGAACGGCATATTGGGCAATTGGGCATTCGCCGTCATAAAGTGATGAGTTTACCGAGTTATTTGGGCGTGGGTTTGGTGGTGCAACAGTCGGATGCGATTGCGACTGTGCCTTATTATTTAAGTGAAGTGCTGTTGGCGCGGGGCAATCTACAAATTTTAGAATTACCGCCTGAGTTTCCAAGTTATTCCATTAAACAGTTTTGGTATATCTCCAGTCATAATCAAAAAAGCCATCAATGGATTCGCCAAGTCTTTTATGAAAATTTAAAAGATATGAATATGCAACCCAATAAGCAAAAGCCCTGAATCATCAGGGCTTTGTTGTCTTAAAAACAGTCTTCAAAATCTTATTTGAACACGTCTTAAATAAAGTAACTGGTTTTGGTCATGAGCTTAGAAATGCCTGTCATGGCAATACGCACCGGATAAGGCAAATCGACACCGCCTGCGTTGAGTGCAGTATCCCGATGATGGAGTTCATCTTCATTCATTTGCATCAAAATTTTACGTGAACGCTCATCTTGCTCAGGCAACTGACGTAAATGATCTTGCAAATGCTGGCTGACTTGACGCTCAGTTTCAGCCACAAAACCTAAGCTGTACTTATCGCCTGCAATCCCGGCAATTGCACCCATCCCAAAAGACAAACCGTACCAAACTGGATTCAGAAGACTGGTATGGCTGTCCAATTCTTTTAAGCGATCTTCGCACCATGCCAAATGGTCTTGTTCTTCAATCGCGGCAGATTCCATTTCGCGACGAACATTGGGCAATTTTGCCGTTAAAGCCTGACCATGATATAGCGCCTGCGCACAGACTTCACCACTGTGATTGACCCGCATTAAACCTGCAACATGACGGGCTTCGGTCACTGCCAATTGAGTTTCGGCATCGACACTTGGGTTCTCACGCTGTGCTGAGGTGGTTCCGGGCACAAGGCTACGCAATGCTTGATCAAAAGAATGAATAAATTTGTCTAAACCGGTGTATTGACGCATGCATTAATCCTCCAACGCGATTTTTTCAGTTTTTAGCATCGGTTTTAGGCGCATTAAAAGCCAAATCGAAAACACGGCACTCAATACCGCAGTGATGCTAAACAAGATTTTAATGTCAATTTCAAGAATACTTAAAATAATGATTGAGAATATAGCAGAAGATACCATGAATACGGCATTCAAAATATTATTGGCGGCCACCACACGTGCACGATGTGAACGTGGTGAATAGGCTTGCATCATGGCGTAAAGTGGCACGATATAAAAACCACCACTGATGCCCAGCAAGGTCACTGCAATCATCACATGATAATAACTCGCACCTAACGTAAACATGTCTTTGATGCCAATGAAATCACCTGTACGTTCAGGCACAAAAGCAAGACTGATCGCCAAGTAAAAAGCAAAAACAGTTAAGCCGATTGCACCCAAGGGAACCATCTTGATATTAACGTCTGCGCCACCAATTTTACGACAGAGTAATGAGCCGACACCAATACCCACAGAGAAGAAGGTGAGTAATAAACTCACCACATTTTCAGACGCATGTAAGTTTTGTTGAGTCAGTTGTGGAATTTGGGTCAGATAGGTTGCGCCATAAAACCAATACCAAGAATTACCCAATAAAATGGTGAAAATCAAAGGAATGCTTTTGGCATACTTTAAGGTGTCTGTTGTGGTTTTAAACACATTCCAGTCGATGACTAAATCAGGCTCACTAGTGTTTTGTTTTAAAATAAAACAGCTACACAGATAACCGATTACGGCAATGAACACTACAGTCAAACTGATCCACAGCAGATTGCCATGTGAATTGGAAATGACAGTTCCACCCAAAATCATACCGGCAAGAATCGCAATCGAGGTGCCGGATTGAAACAGCGCATTACCGGACATCAGTTCTTTGGGTTTTAAAATTTCTGGCAAAATGGCGTATTTGATTGGGCCAAAGAAGGTGCTATGCACTCCCATCAAAAATAAGGCAATCAGTAACAGCCATAGATTTCCGAGCATAAAGCCTGCGCTACCAATCAGCATGATCACGATTTCTAAAAGCTTAATGTTACGGATTAAAAATGAGCGTTCATATTTGTCGGCAATTTGACCCGCAGTTGCAGAGAAAATGAAATAGGGCAGAATGAACAACAGCGCAGCCAAATTGTTTAAGGTGCTCACGCTTGCGCTTTGTTGCTGAATGAGTCCGTAAGTAATGACCAACAACAGCGATTGTTTAAAAACATTGTCATTTAAGGCCCCAAAAAATTGGGTCAGGAACATCGGTAAAAAGCGACGCGTTCCTAAAAGAGATTCATTTTTTTCCATCATTTACAGGCTTCATTAAAAATTATTAAGAAATGTGATGTTTTGGTAACAATATCTCAAAATCATGTATCATACTTTTGTATTAAAACTCGATGAAAATACTCGAAATTTGCACTGAAATGTTGACGAAAATGTCTCAGTATTTTCAATTTAAAAGATAATGTGTTTAGAGCGTGGTATGCCAACGAATATTCAGTTTAAAAAATCAATGCTTGCCGTGAGCATGCACACGATATTCCAGCCAAATGATATCAATAAATGGTTGTGTGCAAGTGTTTTTTTAAGTGTATTTACGTCGCCTGCCGTTTTGGCTGTTGAAAGCAAAAGTAATGACCCGCAATATATCCAATTGCCTCAGTCTGAGGCGGCACTCGATGAGCATAAAAAAGCCTTAGAAACAGCTGCGGTGCAACAAGGCGTATCGAATGAAAAAATTGAACAACTCGACGAAAAGATCGAATCGATTCAACAAAACCAGCAAGCCCCTGCATTTGACAGCTTAGACATGCTTGAGCAGCAGCGTCAACAGTCTGCGGCCAATCGTTCAGCCTTTAAGCCAATTGAATTTGAAGACTTAGAAGATTTACCGGTACAGTCGGTTGATCCAACTTTAGCCAATGATATTTTACAGCAGGCGGAACAAGCCAAGGCAGAAGCACAAAGCTATCGCGCAGGTGGGCTTAAAGCACCTGAGCTGGAAGTGTCTGAAATCAGCAAAGCTGAACTCACTGAAATTCAAACGGCACCGGTCAATGTCGATCAATTGATGCAAAGCATTCAAGCAGACAGTAAATTTGTGGTTGAAGAAAACCAAAGTGGGCGTTCGTTGGCAACGCAAACGGTTGCCGGTGATCAGTCCAAAGAAAAACAAAATCTGTTGAAGCGCTTGTTTTATAAAATTCGCCCTGCACGCATGAATCAAGTGGCGAGCGTACCTAAAATCAGTGCCGATGTAGCCGGCGCGCCAAAAGCTTTAGCCGACAACATTAAAGCGAAATTATCTTCCTTTACGGTTGAGTCTTTTGCAGATTATAACGCAGCGGTTCCGCAACTGCGTTCACTGACCAACCAAGCGGCGCAAGCTGTGGGCTACTATGACGCTGAATTTAAATTTGAAAAAATCAGCGACAATAAAGTCCGTGTCACGGTCACCCCAAATGAACCAGTGATTGTGCGTGAACAAAATATTGAATTTAGCGGTGCAGGCAAGAATTTAGCGCAACTGCAAGTGATTAAAGTGCTTCCTGAGCTTGAAGTCGGCGATATTCTCGATCAAGGAAAATACGAAACCACCAAAGCTCGTATAACGGATGCCGCAGCCAATAATGGTTTTTTTGATGCTTATTGGCGGATGCACGATGTGATGTTGGCACGTCCAGAGAATCAAGCCGATATCAATTTAAAATATGAAACCGGTGATCGTTATAAAATTGGTCATGTGAAATTTCAAATGAGTGATCCGAGCAAGCCATTGCCGATTAAGGAAGAAATTTTACAAACCTTAGCGCCGTGGAAAGACGGTGCAGACTATACCGCGTGGCGTGTCAATGTATTGTCCAACAATTTAACCAACTCGCGTTATTTTAATTACACCTTGGTGGATGCGGTTAAACCTGAACCCATTATAAAAGAGCTTGAACTTCCCCCGGATTTACAAGCGTTGGTAGATGAACAAAAAGTCTCAGCAGATGCATTTTTGCCTGAAGAAAAGAAAAAGGCGGTTGCCACAACTCCTGATGACGTGGTGCAAAATGTCGCAGATGAGAATCAATTTGCGGGTGTGCAAGAGGCCAAAACCGATCCGAATTTAACCGAAGCACAAAGTAAAGCGCTCGCGAAACAAAAAGAGACTGAACGGTTGCAGGCTCAAGCGCGGGCTGAGAAAGAGATTCCGGTGATCGTGACTTTAAATGCCGATAAACTCAATAGTTTAGAGGCCGGGATTGGTTATGGCACCGACACAGGTGTGCGTTTGCGTAGTCAGTATCGCCGTGCCATTGTCAATGAAAATGGACATTCTTTTGATGCCAACTTAGAGCTGTCACAAATTCGTCAATCGCTCGATGGGCGTTATAACATTCCGTACAAGCATCCATTGAATGATTACATCAGTCTGGTGGGTGGTTATGAACGTGAAGAACGTGACAAGATTGGTAATGGACTAGGGCTGATTGTAGAATCTGCGGTGGCCGGTGCCGATCGAATCATTAAAGGTTCACGTAAAGAATGGCAGCATGTGATTGGACTGCGTTACCGTTTAGACCGAGTGGGTGTCGATGGAAATATCGAAGGGGATATCGACTTTGATGATATTCCAGATGCGTTCCTAGCGCCGGGTGCCAATACTGAACAACAGTCCTTATTGTTTGGTTATGAAGTCACCAAAACTTTGAGTGACAATCGGGTCAATCCAACCAAAGGTTTTAAACAAAACTATAAAATTCAGTTGGGCAGTGAAAGTTTATTTTCTGATGCCGATATGGCGATTGCCAATGCCAGCTTTAAGGGCTTGTATTCTTTAGGCAAGGACAACAATCACCAATTTATTGCTGGGGCGAATTTAGGTTATATCTTTACTAAAGATTTTGAAAAAGTGCCGTATAACTTACGTTTCTTGGCCGGTGGTGACCAAAGCCTACGGGGTTTTGACTACAAGAGTTTATCGCCAACAGAATATGGCTTTAAAGTCGGTGGTCAGGCTTTGGCGGTCGGTACGGTGGAATACAACTATCAGTTTAAACCGGGTTGGCGTGCAGCCGTGTTTTCTGACTTTGGTAATGCCTACGATGAAAAATTTAAGAATGACACCGAATACAGTATGGGTTTGGGGATTCGTTGGTCATCGCCAATTGGACCCATTCGTTTAGATGTGGCATCAGGAGTGTCTGATCCTGCCCATCCGATTCGTTTACATTTCTTTATTGGTTCACAGTTGTAGAATGAAACAACGATTTTAATTAAATATGTTCATTTAAGTGGACAGATTGAAACAACGCTTTAATTTTTGGAATATTTATGGCTGAACTCGAGCAGCAAGATCAACCAACATCGGAAATAGAATCGCCAAAACGCAGACGCCGTGTTTTACGCAGTATTTTGCTGACCTTGCTGTTTCTGCTGATTTTGTTTTTTGCTGCTTTGGCTG
The sequence above is drawn from the Acinetobacter lanii genome and encodes:
- a CDS encoding LysR family transcriptional regulator, translated to MSEIDIKILKIFLYVYKFKNVSIAARELELSQPAVSNLLNKLRKYYDDPLFIRVDNEMRPTELAIQLLPMVSNLINNFHEICQHREHFNHFESQKIYNIAMTDVAHLVLLPQISNYLKDHAPQMQLNVHSIKPQSLDLLKDGTLDLIVGYYEQLDDYFYQQKLFEQHFVVIASKDHPRLNPELIQQQKISLEQYLAEKHIEVEVGAGHFSFERHIGQLGIRRHKVMSLPSYLGVGLVVQQSDAIATVPYYLSEVLLARGNLQILELPPEFPSYSIKQFWYISSHNQKSHQWIRQVFYENLKDMNMQPNKQKP
- the coq7 gene encoding 2-polyprenyl-3-methyl-6-methoxy-1,4-benzoquinone monooxygenase, coding for MRQYTGLDKFIHSFDQALRSLVPGTTSAQRENPSVDAETQLAVTEARHVAGLMRVNHSGEVCAQALYHGQALTAKLPNVRREMESAAIEEQDHLAWCEDRLKELDSHTSLLNPVWYGLSFGMGAIAGIAGDKYSLGFVAETERQVSQHLQDHLRQLPEQDERSRKILMQMNEDELHHRDTALNAGGVDLPYPVRIAMTGISKLMTKTSYFI
- a CDS encoding MFS transporter, producing MMEKNESLLGTRRFLPMFLTQFFGALNDNVFKQSLLLVITYGLIQQQSASVSTLNNLAALLFILPYFIFSATAGQIADKYERSFLIRNIKLLEIVIMLIGSAGFMLGNLWLLLIALFLMGVHSTFFGPIKYAILPEILKPKELMSGNALFQSGTSIAILAGMILGGTVISNSHGNLLWISLTVVFIAVIGYLCSCFILKQNTSEPDLVIDWNVFKTTTDTLKYAKSIPLIFTILLGNSWYWFYGATYLTQIPQLTQQNLHASENVVSLLLTFFSVGIGVGSLLCRKIGGADVNIKMVPLGAIGLTVFAFYLAISLAFVPERTGDFIGIKDMFTLGASYYHVMIAVTLLGISGGFYIVPLYAMMQAYSPRSHRARVVAANNILNAVFMVSSAIFSIIILSILEIDIKILFSITAVLSAVFSIWLLMRLKPMLKTEKIALED
- a CDS encoding autotransporter assembly complex protein TamA → MPTNIQFKKSMLAVSMHTIFQPNDINKWLCASVFLSVFTSPAVLAVESKSNDPQYIQLPQSEAALDEHKKALETAAVQQGVSNEKIEQLDEKIESIQQNQQAPAFDSLDMLEQQRQQSAANRSAFKPIEFEDLEDLPVQSVDPTLANDILQQAEQAKAEAQSYRAGGLKAPELEVSEISKAELTEIQTAPVNVDQLMQSIQADSKFVVEENQSGRSLATQTVAGDQSKEKQNLLKRLFYKIRPARMNQVASVPKISADVAGAPKALADNIKAKLSSFTVESFADYNAAVPQLRSLTNQAAQAVGYYDAEFKFEKISDNKVRVTVTPNEPVIVREQNIEFSGAGKNLAQLQVIKVLPELEVGDILDQGKYETTKARITDAAANNGFFDAYWRMHDVMLARPENQADINLKYETGDRYKIGHVKFQMSDPSKPLPIKEEILQTLAPWKDGADYTAWRVNVLSNNLTNSRYFNYTLVDAVKPEPIIKELELPPDLQALVDEQKVSADAFLPEEKKKAVATTPDDVVQNVADENQFAGVQEAKTDPNLTEAQSKALAKQKETERLQAQARAEKEIPVIVTLNADKLNSLEAGIGYGTDTGVRLRSQYRRAIVNENGHSFDANLELSQIRQSLDGRYNIPYKHPLNDYISLVGGYEREERDKIGNGLGLIVESAVAGADRIIKGSRKEWQHVIGLRYRLDRVGVDGNIEGDIDFDDIPDAFLAPGANTEQQSLLFGYEVTKTLSDNRVNPTKGFKQNYKIQLGSESLFSDADMAIANASFKGLYSLGKDNNHQFIAGANLGYIFTKDFEKVPYNLRFLAGGDQSLRGFDYKSLSPTEYGFKVGGQALAVGTVEYNYQFKPGWRAAVFSDFGNAYDEKFKNDTEYSMGLGIRWSSPIGPIRLDVASGVSDPAHPIRLHFFIGSQL